One genomic window of Halolamina sediminis includes the following:
- a CDS encoding ABC transporter ATP-binding protein, with translation MTLLEVNDLHVTYAGDPDVEAVRGVSFTLEEGETLGIVGESGCGKTTLAQAIMGALPDNGEITGGEIIFDGEEITHLSNRERREIRWEMMSMISQSAMNSLDPVYRVKDQIKEAIQEHREMSDAECYERARELMGLVGLDPDRVEDYPHQLSGGMRQRVIIAMSLALDPELIIADEPTTALDVIIQEQILYRIKELQRELGNSMVMVTHDISVVAETCDSMVVMYGGELMESGNVDEIFNNAHHPYTLGLQNAFPSVEGEKRDLTSIPGSPPDLSEPLEGCPFASRCPFAAPECAEEVPVQEPVEGHRVRCHEPVPFEQIRDQSREDETWLSQNKA, from the coding sequence ATGACACTACTCGAAGTCAACGATCTACACGTGACGTACGCGGGCGATCCGGACGTCGAGGCCGTCAGGGGGGTCTCGTTCACCCTCGAAGAGGGGGAGACCCTGGGCATCGTCGGCGAGAGCGGCTGTGGGAAGACGACGCTCGCACAGGCGATCATGGGCGCGCTGCCGGACAACGGCGAGATCACCGGCGGCGAGATCATCTTCGACGGCGAGGAGATCACCCATCTCTCGAACCGCGAGCGACGCGAGATTCGCTGGGAGATGATGTCGATGATCAGCCAGAGCGCGATGAACAGCCTCGATCCGGTGTACCGGGTCAAAGACCAAATCAAGGAGGCGATCCAGGAACACCGGGAGATGTCCGACGCGGAGTGTTACGAGCGCGCCCGGGAGCTGATGGGGCTGGTCGGGCTCGACCCCGACCGCGTCGAGGACTACCCCCACCAGCTCTCCGGCGGGATGCGCCAGCGGGTCATCATCGCCATGAGCCTCGCGCTCGACCCGGAGCTCATCATCGCCGACGAGCCGACGACCGCGCTCGACGTGATCATCCAGGAGCAGATCCTCTACCGGATCAAGGAGCTCCAGCGCGAGCTCGGCAACTCGATGGTGATGGTCACCCACGACATCAGCGTCGTCGCGGAGACGTGTGACAGCATGGTGGTGATGTACGGCGGCGAGCTGATGGAGTCCGGCAACGTCGACGAGATATTCAACAACGCTCACCACCCCTACACGCTGGGACTCCAGAACGCGTTCCCGAGCGTCGAGGGCGAGAAGCGTGACCTGACCAGCATCCCGGGCTCGCCCCCCGACCTGTCGGAGCCGCTGGAGGGCTGCCCGTTCGCGTCCAGATGTCCGTTCGCCGCCCCCGAGTGTGCCGAGGAGGTGCCAGTACAGGAGCCGGTCGAGGGCCACAGGGTTCGCTGCCACGAGCCGGTTCCGTTCGAACAGATCCGCGACCAATCCCGCGAGGACGAGACATGGCTATCACAGAACAAAGCTTGA
- a CDS encoding ABC transporter ATP-binding protein, translating into MAITEQSLNWDYDGPIIEVTGLEKHFPQSTGIIHQLIGGETSHVKAVDGVDMAIESGETMGLVGESGCGKSTLGEVLIGLQEATGGSIKFLGTELEEMSEAQHKEFRRNVQMVFQDPYESLNPRFSVEQWIREPLEVHDIDDQDARIYQALERAELTPPENYVNEHPHELSGGERQRVSIARALVLEPKFIVADEPVSMLDVSVRASILNLLRDLVDELDMGALYISHDLSLIRQMCDRTSVMYLGKVVERGPTERLIKGPKHPYARALLDAVPVPNPAHDISEPQLEGEPPDPVDLPEGCNFRPRCPFAAEECFEEPGLDAFGTADGEHAAACWRVETVDNM; encoded by the coding sequence ATGGCTATCACAGAACAAAGCTTGAACTGGGACTACGACGGTCCCATCATCGAAGTGACGGGGCTGGAGAAGCACTTCCCCCAGAGCACCGGGATCATCCACCAACTGATCGGCGGCGAGACGAGCCACGTCAAGGCCGTCGACGGCGTGGACATGGCCATCGAGAGCGGCGAGACGATGGGGCTGGTGGGCGAGTCCGGCTGTGGGAAGTCCACGCTGGGCGAGGTATTGATCGGCCTGCAGGAGGCCACCGGCGGCTCCATCAAGTTCCTCGGCACGGAGCTCGAGGAGATGTCCGAGGCCCAGCACAAGGAGTTCCGCCGGAACGTCCAGATGGTCTTCCAGGACCCTTACGAGTCGCTGAACCCCCGGTTCTCCGTCGAGCAGTGGATTCGCGAGCCGCTCGAGGTCCACGACATCGACGATCAGGACGCACGAATCTACCAAGCGCTCGAGCGGGCGGAGCTGACGCCGCCGGAGAACTACGTCAACGAACACCCCCACGAGCTCTCCGGCGGGGAGCGCCAGCGCGTCTCGATCGCCCGCGCGCTCGTGCTCGAACCCAAGTTCATCGTCGCCGACGAGCCGGTGTCGATGCTGGACGTCTCGGTCCGCGCGAGCATCCTGAACCTGCTCCGCGACCTCGTCGACGAGCTCGACATGGGCGCGCTATACATCTCTCACGACCTCTCGCTCATCCGGCAGATGTGCGACCGGACCAGCGTGATGTACCTCGGGAAGGTGGTCGAACGCGGGCCGACGGAGCGGCTCATCAAGGGGCCGAAACACCCCTACGCGAGAGCGTTGCTCGACGCCGTCCCCGTTCCGAACCCCGCACACGACATCTCGGAACCGCAGCTCGAAGGGGAGCCGCCGGACCCCGTCGACCTGCCGGAGGGCTGTAACTTCCGGCCGCGGTGTCCGTTCGCCGCCGAGGAGTGCTTCGAGGAGCCGGGCCTCGACGCCTTCGGGACGGCCGACGGCGAGCATGCGGCTGCCTGCTGGCGGGTCGAAACAGTCGACAACATGTGA
- a CDS encoding ABC transporter permease, with translation MSDQNTSALDSQPTDNPLDSEFSTWRERQVDAWRRRLAFLKQEPMGLAGIIILLAIILVAIFAPVIAPYEPTETDYGNSLAPPSAEHPLGTDSAGRDIFSQLVFGARPALQIGLLSAISVAFVGMNVGLIAGYYGGYVDDALMRLVDFAYGIPFTPFIIVLVALWEPSKWTIVGAIALLLWRQTARVVRSHVLNLKEKPFVKSARTVGASDRRIIYRHIAPNVLPLVFLYGSFAIAWAILTEASISYLGFGDPTAVTWGQMLQSAQQSQALARDAWWWFTMPGMAIMLTVISAFLIGRGYEEQLNPELQEQ, from the coding sequence ATGAGTGACCAGAACACCTCGGCTCTCGATTCGCAGCCGACCGACAACCCCCTCGACTCGGAGTTCTCGACGTGGCGGGAACGCCAGGTCGACGCGTGGCGTCGCCGTCTCGCCTTCCTCAAACAGGAGCCGATGGGGCTTGCGGGCATCATCATCCTGCTCGCGATCATCCTCGTCGCGATCTTCGCGCCGGTGATCGCCCCCTACGAGCCGACCGAGACCGACTACGGCAACTCGCTGGCTCCGCCCAGCGCCGAGCATCCCCTCGGCACCGACAGCGCGGGCCGTGACATCTTCAGCCAGCTCGTGTTTGGCGCGCGCCCGGCGCTCCAGATCGGCCTGCTCAGTGCGATCAGTGTCGCGTTCGTCGGGATGAACGTCGGCTTGATCGCGGGCTACTACGGCGGCTACGTCGACGACGCCCTGATGCGGCTGGTCGACTTCGCCTACGGCATCCCCTTCACGCCGTTCATCATCGTGCTCGTCGCGCTCTGGGAGCCGTCGAAGTGGACCATCGTCGGCGCCATCGCGTTGCTGCTGTGGCGCCAGACCGCACGGGTCGTCCGCTCGCACGTGCTGAACCTCAAGGAGAAACCGTTCGTCAAGAGCGCCCGGACCGTCGGCGCCAGCGATCGGCGGATCATCTACCGACACATCGCGCCCAACGTCCTCCCGCTGGTGTTCCTCTACGGAAGCTTCGCGATCGCGTGGGCGATCCTGACCGAGGCCTCGATCAGCTACCTCGGCTTCGGTGACCCGACCGCGGTCACGTGGGGGCAGATGCTCCAGTCGGCACAGCAGTCACAGGCGCTCGCCCGCGACGCGTGGTGGTGGTTCACGATGCCCGGCATGGCGATCATGCTGACGGTCATCTCGGCGTTCCTCATCGGTCGCGGCTACGAAGAGCAACTGAACCCCGAACTCCAAGAACAATGA
- a CDS encoding carboxypeptidase M32, with translation MAEISPADAYQRLLDRAERVGTLETMDNLLFWDQQVMMPPGGTPARSTQRGLVSSLQHEALTGDDVEAWLDAVDGADLDDDEQAVVREVRREHERTAAVDQELTEEINAVISEANDAWEEAKANDEYETFAPYLAELLELKREQANQIDPEKEPFAVMLEEYEPYVGVETAERVLENLKEALVPLIEEIRASDVDPSGPFVERGPYDEDTQMALSKDALSFVNCDWDRARLDTSPHPFSYGNRYDMRITTRFHDHSPVDGLDSSLHEYGHATYEMGLDEGAFPGPLGQSRSHSIHESQSRFWENHVGRSEAFWEQFLPIVVKHFPRLSDVTPREAYEAANQVYEDNLTRVEADEVTYHLHIVVRFEIERALLNGELEVEDVPEVWNDKYEQYLGIRPENDSEGCLQDIHWSIGRIGTFQGYSLGTVFSAQLQHYLEEEFGSSLDELVRERRFDEIREWMEAHVHRHGKRYRTDELPEAATGERLTTEYFVDRIEEKYADIYEL, from the coding sequence ATGGCCGAGATATCTCCGGCTGACGCGTACCAGCGACTGCTCGACCGGGCCGAACGGGTCGGGACGCTCGAAACGATGGACAACCTCCTGTTCTGGGACCAGCAGGTGATGATGCCGCCGGGCGGGACGCCGGCGCGATCGACCCAGCGCGGGCTGGTCTCCTCGCTCCAGCACGAGGCGCTGACCGGCGACGACGTCGAGGCGTGGCTCGACGCCGTCGACGGCGCCGACCTCGACGACGACGAGCAGGCCGTCGTCCGCGAAGTCCGCCGCGAGCACGAGCGGACGGCGGCGGTCGATCAGGAGCTCACCGAGGAGATCAACGCGGTGATCTCCGAGGCCAACGACGCCTGGGAGGAAGCGAAAGCCAACGACGAGTACGAGACGTTCGCACCCTACTTGGCGGAGCTGCTGGAGCTCAAACGCGAGCAGGCGAACCAGATCGACCCCGAGAAGGAGCCGTTCGCGGTCATGCTGGAGGAGTACGAGCCCTACGTCGGGGTCGAAACCGCGGAGCGAGTGCTCGAGAACCTGAAGGAGGCGCTCGTCCCACTCATCGAGGAGATCCGGGCGAGCGACGTGGACCCATCGGGCCCGTTCGTCGAGCGCGGCCCCTACGACGAGGACACCCAGATGGCGCTCTCGAAGGACGCCCTCTCGTTCGTCAACTGTGACTGGGACCGCGCACGGCTCGACACGTCGCCGCACCCGTTCTCCTACGGCAACCGGTACGACATGCGCATCACGACCCGGTTCCACGACCACTCGCCCGTCGACGGGCTGGACAGCTCACTCCACGAGTACGGGCACGCGACCTACGAGATGGGCCTCGACGAGGGCGCGTTCCCCGGCCCGCTAGGGCAGTCCCGCAGCCACTCGATCCACGAGTCACAGAGCCGCTTCTGGGAGAACCACGTCGGCCGCTCCGAGGCGTTCTGGGAGCAGTTCCTCCCGATCGTGGTGAAGCACTTCCCCCGGCTCTCTGACGTGACGCCGCGGGAGGCCTACGAGGCCGCAAACCAGGTGTACGAGGACAACCTCACACGTGTCGAGGCCGACGAGGTCACCTACCACCTCCACATCGTCGTCCGGTTCGAGATCGAGCGCGCGCTGCTGAACGGCGAGCTCGAAGTCGAGGACGTCCCGGAGGTCTGGAACGACAAGTACGAGCAGTACCTCGGGATCCGCCCCGAGAACGACAGCGAGGGCTGCCTGCAGGACATCCACTGGAGCATCGGCCGCATCGGTACGTTTCAGGGCTACTCCCTGGGGACGGTGTTCTCCGCCCAACTCCAGCACTACCTCGAAGAAGAGTTCGGCAGCTCTCTCGACGAACTCGTCCGCGAGCGTCGGTTCGACGAGATCCGCGAGTGGATGGAGGCGCACGTCCACCGCCACGGGAAGCGCTACCGGACCGACGAACTGCCAGAGGCTGCGACCGGCGAGCGACTCACGACCGAGTACTTCGTCGATCGCATCGAAGAGAAGTACGCCGACATCTACGAGCTGTAG